The Besnoitia besnoiti strain Bb-Ger1 chromosome Unknown contig00018, whole genome shotgun sequence genome contains a region encoding:
- a CDS encoding DNA-directed RNA polymerase III RPC2 (encoded by transcript BESB_032520) — protein MSARKKSFASQPSSSALSPQLFAQGARAPPPGAEADALLSLSPQLGLLEKSAAKAARHSACASARDGEASSAATRLRFPYGAHAPAVRSVPYVCPHRGRPRLLAAAPSEKRDVSPLARSAPQGEEAGLRKVVRFAPEPQKAAGGRGEACGRGGAELDPYKEAKPVCTVPDKWRLLPAFFAAKGLVHQHIDSYNFFVNTELQNIIRAPSNRLVKSDIDPSFFIEFLNISVGTPRYEEGMILQRLTPRICRIREITYAAPVFVDAEYSKGDEIIRRKNVEIGSIPVMLKSQVCVLHGKDPQAIQKLGECPFDPGGYFIVKGTEKVLLMQEQLSKNRIIVETDMKHNVCATVTSATAESKSRTAVVLKNNKLYLRHNSFLDDLPACIVLRAMGIETDQEIVQMIGAGASLPDLSGNTAQEAVSLSLQDCHTENVLTQQQALLWVGSRIRPKMQAKGFFTPVARAFAERASGAAGRSAKSVVDEAVDVLHRVVLSHIETTGNDFRAKSRFLCLMIRRVLDASSDPSLMDDKDYYGNKRLELAGQLLSLLFEDLFKRFCTQIKKQADYALSRYHQARGGGGRLKEDVVPYPDCFRNLPTDIITRGMQTALSTGNWTIKRFRMERSGVSQVLSRLSYIATLGMMTRINSQFEKGRKVSGPRALQPSQWGMLCPCDTPEGESCGLVKNLALVTHVTTDEDPKPIASLAFCLGVEDADAITGEELHDRGTYLVMLNGVLLGVHRRPRQLMKNIRLLRRHGEVGEFVSVHVNEAHKAIYIASDGGRLSRPLIVVERGRPRLLPEHMRMLENGEMCFMDLLRCSILEWIDVNEENNLLIALCEEDITPETTHLEIDPLTLLGVVAGLIAFPNHNQSPRNTYQCAMGKQAMGAIAYNQFNRCDTLLYLLVYPQKPLCKSRTLDLVHFEELPAGQNASVAIMSFSGYDIEDAIVLNRGAVDRGFGRCFALRRYSVELKKYFNGSVDRTFPPPLAAVPGAGGAQSGRARSALAGSGIGPRKAPGLAGGKAGGAGVVPRRFEALEEDGVVRVGELLEEDQVYVHKFSPTNTREHVSDPLQLDNSFYSPSFARYKTVVPSYVERVICTDNSDGCRTYKVIMRQTRLPELGDKFSSRHGQKGVVGLIVPPEDLPFAESGWCPDLIMNPHGFPSRMTVGKMMELIAGKSALQIGACQYGTAFGGVSVETLAEILASHGFHYSGKEYLTSGITGEALQTYVFAGPIYYQKLKHMVQDKIHARGRGPRQLLTRQPTEGRAKEGGLRLGEMERDCLVAYGSSALLMERLMLSSDAFEACVCSACGLMGYEGWCPYCKSGKNVATIRMPYACKLLFQELMSMNVCPRLHVKEM, from the exons ATGAGCGCGCGTAAGAAGtctttcgcctcgcagccgtcttcttcggctctctcgccgcagctgtttgcgcagggcgcccgggctccgccgcccggcgcggaggcggacgcgcttCTCTCCTTGTCGCCCCAGCTCGGTCTCCTGGagaagagcgccgcgaaggcagcccgccactccgcctgcgccagcgcgcgcgacggcgaggcctcctccgccgcgacgcggctgcgcttCCCCTATggggcgcatgcgcccgctGTCCGCTCAGTCCCCTACGTCTGCCCGCACcgcgggcgaccgcggctcttggctgctgcgccttctgagAAGCGAGatgtgtctcctctcgcgcgctcggcgccgcagggcgaggaggcggggctGCGGAAAGTGGTGCGCTTCGCGCCGGAACCCCAGAAGGCGGCCGGAGGCAGgggcgaggcctgcgggcgcggcggcgcggagctcgaTCCGTacaaggaggcgaagcccgTCTGCACCGTGCCGGACAAGTGGCGTTTGCTGCCTGCGTTTTTCGCCGCGAAGGGCCTGGTGCATCAGCACATTGACTCCTACAACTTCTTTGTGAACACGGAGCTGCAAAACATCATTCGTGCACCCTCGAATCGCCTCGTCAAGAGCGACATCGATCCCTCCTTCTTCATTGAGTTCCTCAACATCTCGGTCGGCACGCCACGCTACGAGGAAGGGATgattctgcagcgcctcactCCGCGAATCTGCCGCATCCGCGAGATTACCTACGCGGCGCCCGTCTTCGTCGACGCCGAGTACAGTAAAGGTGACGAAATTATCCGCAGAAAAAACGTGGAAATCGGCTCCATCCCCGTCATGCTCAAGAGCCAAgtctgcgtcctccacgGCAAAGACCCCCAAGCGATCCAAAAACTCGGTGAATGTCCATTCGACCCTGGAGGGTACTTCATCGTCAAAGGCACCGAAAAG GTGCTGCTGATGCAGGAACAGTTGTCGAAGAACAGAATCATCGTTGAA ACGGACATGAAGCACAACGTGTGCGCGACGGTGACGTCGGCGACGGCTGAGTCGAAGTCGCGGACGGCGGTGGTGCTGAAGAACAACAAGTTGTATCTGCGGCACAACTCGTTTCTGGATGACTTGCCGGCGTGCATCGTCTTGCGGGCAATGGGCATAGAGACCGATCAGGAGATCGTTCAGATGATtggggcgggcgcgtcgctgcctgaCTTGAGCGGCAAcaccgcgcaggaggcggtgtcgctgtcgctgcaaGACTGTCACACAGAGAACGTGttgacgcagcagcaggcgctgctgtggGTCGGGAGTCGCATTCGACCCAAGATGCAGGCGAAGGGCTTCTTCAcgccggtcgcgcgcgccttcgccgagcgcgcgagTGGAGCCGCGGGGCGGAGCGCCAAGTCGGTTGTTGATGAGGCCGTCGACGTCCTGCATCGCGTCGTGTTGTCGCACATCGAGACGACGGGGAACGACTTCCGCGCCAAgtcgcgcttcctctgtctGATGattcgccgcgtcctcgacgCCTCCAGCGACCCGTCGCTGATGGACGACAAGGACTACTACGGGAACAAGCGCCTGGAGCTCGCCGGGCAGCTCCTTTCGCTGCTTTTCGAAGACCTCTTCAAGCGCTTCTGCACACAGATCAAGAAGCAAGCAGACTACGCACTCAGCCGGTACcaccaggcgcgcggcggcggcggcaggctcAAGGAGGACGTCGTGCCCTACCCCGACTGCTTCCGCAATCTGCCCACGGACATCATCACGCGCGGCATGCAGACGGCGTTGAGCACCGGAAACTGGACGATCAAGCGCTTTCGCATGGAGCGCTCAGGCGTCTCCCAAGTTCTGTCGCGGCTGTCCTACATCGCGACACTCGGCATGATGACGCGCATCAACTCGCAGTTCGAGAAGGGTCGCAAGGTCTCGGgaccgcgcgcgctgcagccctcGCAGTGGGGAATGCTGTGTCCCTGCGACACGCCCGAAGGCGAGTCCTGCGGCCTCGTGAAGAACCTCGCGCTCGTCACCCACGTGACGACGGACGAAGACCCGAAGCCgatcgcctcgctcgccttctgcctaggcgtggaggacgcagacgccatCACCGGCGAAGAGCTGCACGATCGCGGGACGTATCTCGTGATGCTCAACGGCGTGCTGCTCGGCGTGCAtcgacgcccgcgccagcTGATGAAAAATATCCGGCTCCTGCGCAGACACGGCGAAGTCGGCGAGTTTGTCTCAGTCCACGTGAACGAAGCTCACAAGGCGATCTACATCGCCTccgacggcggccgcctctcgcggccgctgatcgtcgtcgagcgcggccgcccgcggctgctgccggagCACATGCGTATGCTTGAGAACGGCGAGATGTGCTTCATGGACCTGCTGAGATGCAGCATTCTCGAGTGGATCGACGTGAACGAGGAGAACAACTTGCTGATTGCCctctgcgaagaagacaTCACGCCCGAAACCACGCACCTGGAAATCGACCCGCTGACccttctcggcgtcgtcgccggacTCATTGCCTTCCCTAACCACAACCAAAGCCCACGAAACACCTACCAATGCGCCATGGGCAAACAAGCCATGGGCGCCATCGCCTACAACCAGTTCAACCGATGCGACACGCTCCTCTACCTCCTCGTCTACCCCCAAAAACCTCTCTGCAAATCCCGCACGCTCGATCTCGTCCACTTCGAGGAACTCCCCGCAG GTCAGAACGCGAGCGTGGCGATTATGAGTTTCTCGGGTTACGATATCGAGGACGCGATTGTGTTGAACCGCGGCGCGGTGGACCGCGGCTTCGGGCGGTGCtttgcgctgcggcgctacTCGGTGGAGTTGAAAAAGTACTTCAACGGCTCTGTGGACCGCAcgtttccgccgccgctggctgcggtcccgggggcgggcggcgcgcagagcggccgTGCCCggtcggcgctcgcgggctccGGGATCGGTCCCCGGAAAGCCCCGGGGCTGGCTGGCGGGAAGGCGGGGGGGGCTGGCGTGGTTCCGCGTCGCTTCGAGGCActggaggaggacggcgtgGTGCGTGTCGGCGAGCTGTTGGAGGAAGATCAGGTCTACGTCCACAAGTTCTCCCCGACCAACACGCGCGAGCACGTGAGCGACCCGCTGCAGCTGGACAACTCGTTCTACTCGCCCTCTTTCGCGCGCTACAAAACGGTGGTGCCGTCGTATGTGGAGCGCGTCATTTGCACGGACAACTCCGACGGCTGTCGCACCTACAAGGTGATcatgcggcagacgcggctgccCGAACTCGGCGACAAATTCAGTTCGCGGCACGGCCAAAAGGGTGTCGTCGGCTTGATCGTCCCGCCGGAAGACCTCCCGTTCGCCGAGTCCGGCTGGTGCCCTGACCTGATCATGAATCCCCACGGATTTCCCTCGCGCATGACGGTGGGCAAAATGATGGAACTGATTGCGGGCAAGAGTGCGCTGCAGATCGGCGCGTGTCAGTACGGCACCGCGTTCGGCGGCGTGAGTGTGGAGACACTCGCCGAGATCCTCGCGTCGCACGGCTTCCACTACTCTGGCAAAGAGTACCTGACGTCGGGCATCaccggcgaggcgctccagACGTACGTCTTCGCCGGACCGATCTACTACCAAAAACTGAAGCACATGGTGCAGGACAAAATCCacgccagaggccgcgggccgcggcagctcctGACTCGCCAGCCGACCGAGGGCAGGGCGAAAGAAGGCgggctgcgcctcggcgagATGGAACGCgactgcctcgtcgcctacGGGAGCAGCGCGCTGCTCATGGAGCGCCTGATGCTGAGCTCAGATGCGTTCGAGGCCTGCGTCTGctctgcctgcggcctcATGGGCTACGAGGGCTGGTGTCCCTACTGCAAGTCTGGAAAAAACGTCGCGACCATTCGCATGCCATACGCATGCAAGCTGCTCTTCCAGGAACTCATGAGCATGAACGTGTGCCCCAGGCTCCACGTGAAAGAAATGTGA
- a CDS encoding uncharacterized protein (encoded by transcript BESB_032530), with translation MSFATSMPPPPNAPFAHPPSAQFPPVSSTPPPLTLRDFLQLLGESVAVLEGVRLLLLQLVQWGGEVSSVLRSSTFLHSILALFLRFVRFLFSPLSHMVLQRGPARCNAEPQEHRNEDYSLHLHRSQKRRERARTGGEALSGHEKSSPMLTDALQNAWTSAAEAHTSAANHAGQQADLVRWFEDEDRRQLVSKAHGKLTQDSEGTRRGKSTWKGILSNFLGLDRAGGGAAVRPGMRRQFLYVAVAFALAYRIYSLWKTYRSLLSEYKERVRHVMRRRAAAEERARRQEALEEQAREQAEATERQSRQELLYSLFQSLRTTRNSLLMSSAASSPSSSGSAVRASASGAPSSSSSLSTTPGSPRAAEFHGDGPAQTTPPDKIEHASSLFADAPYRFVVASAASAMRKGSFDACALGNGVRASSRALGGITEIVNAGEDERRKGVKETEDDEDESEDVDVESRFHVVACDELESRELKRRQRFSTHDPTQRGAEREAEETHERKEDSAKSYIRRDNTAAASDSLGHSVGSLSSNAPRMRPGERAFESRASTSASLASQGLSGASVGGILAPPPALSSVSGADISFTKSQSSASPFASSSPSLSSCLPSSPSSSSQPHSASSSSASPRRASVSAAHQTVAAGAAPSSTCGELKAASESPVVCALRFGANERRQTPAFDVNPFLALLNGDETGTFLSSRKPQCDVLAEALAGETRASQAAPGRADDSWNKRDCDGDEDRGVPSARTTTGETQEAPASSVTPHPFRPLASSAPRSELPSSTGGTFALASPISPAGSHSPASPPALHQCPSSPSSPSPLALPRAPLPSSFPLSAFLPPHSSSAPLASLPTHTPATPGVDASGGVRGERVSAALASHSPRESEEATASSSPPGGENRRTSGGNPERDLHEPVLSAPEAGRRARERAEAAAEKRPEGAVDCGEARSSSVQAAREQGGSGAFCGQNIARELSGFQETAKATWRSQQQDLSSLLSIQAPSSRGREPHKPLTRGYDGRANTRSEALRVSVYSEKDLKDAQVTGKRNAVTGRRKQPRGGRKARVSCEV, from the exons ATGTCATTCGCTACTTCcatgcctccgccgcccaaTGCCCCGTTCGCGCATCCTCCGTCCGCCCAGTTCCCTCCAGTTAGTTCCACTCCGCCTCCCTTGACTCTACGTGATTTCCTTCAACTTTTGGGGGAAAGCGTGGCCGTCCTCGAAGGGgttcgccttctgctgctgcagttgGTTCAGTGGGGAGGCGAAGTTAGCAGTGTTCTCCGCTCGTCCACTTTTCTTCACAGCATTTTGGCGCTGTTTCTCCGTTTCGTCCGCTTTCTGTTCTCGCCGCTATCTCACATGGTTTTACAGCGCGGCCCTGCTCGGTGCAATGCAGAGCCACAGGAGCATAGAAATGAGGACTACAGCCTTCATCTTCATAGAAGTCAAAAGCGtagggagagagcgagaacaGGGGGCGAGGCCTTATCCGGGCATGAGAAATCGTCACCCATGCTTACGGATGCACTTCAAAATGCCTGGACGTCTGCCGCAGAAGCGCATACATCGGCCGCCAATCACGCGGGTCAGCAGGCCGACCTTGTGCGGTGGTTCGAGGATGAAGACCGCCGTCAGCTTGTGTCAAAAGCTCACGGCAAGCTGACGCAAGATTCTGAAGGAACGCGCCGGGGCAAGTCGACATGGAAAGGAATTCTTTCAAACTTTCTCGGCTTGGATCGGGCGGGCGGTGGCGCAGCTGTCCGACCCGGCATGCGCAGACAGTTCTTGTACGTGGCGGTCGCCTTTGCCTTGGCTTACCGCATTTATTCCCTCTGGAAGACGTACAG AAGTCTTCTCTCTGAGTACAAAGAGAGGGTGCGGCATGTcatgcggcgacgcgcagcggcggaggagcgcgctcggcggcaggAGGCACTGGAGGAGCAAGCCAGGGAACAAGCGgaagcgacggagaggcagagtCGCCAGGAGCTTCTGTACTCTCTATTTCAGTCGTTAAGGACAACACGTAACTCTCTGCTGatgtcctctgcggcgtcatCTCCTTCATCTTCAGGTTCCGCCgttcgcgcgtccgcgtcgggtgcgccgtcttcctcttcctctctgtcgacgacgccggggagcccccgcgcggcggagttCCACGGGGACGGTCCGGCACAGACAACTCCGCCAGACAAAATTGAACATGCCAGTTCGCTGTTCGCGGATGCGCCTTACAGATTTGTGGTTGCGTCGGCGGCTTCGGCGATGCGGAAAGGGTCGTTTGACGCCTGTGCTCTGGGGAACGGCGTCAGGGCCAGTTCGCGTGCCCTCGGAGGAATCACTGAAATCGTGAACGCAGGAGAGGACGAACGTCGAAAGGGAGTGAAAGAgaccgaagacgacgaagacgagagcgaggatGTTGACGTTGAATCGCGCTTCCACGTCGTTGCGTGCGACGAACTGGAGTCTCGAGAGCTgaagcgcaggcagcgcttCAGCACTCATGATCCCACGCAGAGAGGGGcggagcgagaggcagaggagacccATGAGAGAAAGGAGGACTCTGCAAAGTCATATATTCGACGTGACAACacagcggcggcctcggatTCGTTAGGACATTCCGTTGGGAGTCTCTCTTCCAACGCGCCGCGAATGCGGCCGGGCGAGCGTGCGTTTGAAAGTCGCGCCTCGACATCCGCTTCGCTGGCGAGTCAAGGCCTCTCGGGCGCCAGCGTGGGCGGCATACTCGCCCCTCCACCAGCCCTTTCTTCAGTTAGCGGGGCAGATATTTCCTTCACAAAATCTcagtcctccgcgtctcctttcgcgtcgtcttcgccgtctttgTCCTCGTGTttgccgtcttcgccttcctcttcatctcAGCCGCactccgcgtcttcgtcatcggcttccccgcgccgcgcgtcggtcTCTGCAGCACACCAGACAGTGGCTGCCGGAGCTGCTCCATCCTCGACGTGCGGCGAGCTGAAGGCTGCGAGTGAATCGCCCGTCGTATGCGCACTCCGGTTCGGGGCTAACGAGAGACGCCAAACGCCAGCGTTCGACGTGAATCCGTTTCTGGCTCTGCTCAACGGAGACGAGACAGGGACTTTTCTCTCTAGCCGAAAACCACAGTGTGATGTCCTCGCGGAAGCGCTTGCGGGGGAAACGCGTGCGTCGCAGGCCGCTCCAGGGAGAGCGGACGACTCCTGGAACAAACGAGACTgtgacggcgacgaagatcGCGGAGTGCCCTCTGCGCGAACGACGACGGGCGAGACTCAGGAGGCGCCCGCTTCCTCAGTGACGCCCCATCCATTCCGTCCTCTTGCTTCCTCGGCCCCTCGCTCGGAACTTCCTTCATCGACCGGCGGTACGTTtgctctcgcgtcgcccaTCTCGCCTGCGGGTTCACATTCGCCGGCTTCCCCGCCAGCTTTGCATCAGTgcccttcgtcgccgtcgtcgccttcgcctttgGCGCTTCCTCGGGCACCATTGCCTTCTTCGTTTCCACTGTCCGCGTTCCTTCCGCCTCACTCatcctcggcgccgctggcctcgctgccgacgcatacgccagcgacgccgggAGTCGACGCTAGCGGCGGCGTCCGTGGCgagcgcgtctctgccgcgctaGCTTCCCACAGCCCTCgcgaaagcgaagaggcgactGCTTCCTCGAGTCCACCAGGGGGCGAGAATCGACGTACAAGTGGCGGGAACCCTGAAAGAGACCTGCATGAGCCTGTGCTGTCTGCCCCGGAGGCgggcagacgcgcccgcgagagagcagaggctgcagcagaaaagcGGCCGGAAGGCGCGGTGGACtgtggcgaggcgcgcagctcctcggTTCAAGCCGCTCGCGAGCAGGGAGGGTCGGGGGCGTTTTGCGGACAGAATATCGCGCGTGAACTTTCTGGCTTCCAGGAGACAGCGAAAGCCACATGGCGCTCTCAGCAGCAGGATCTAAGCAGTCTGCTGAGCATCCAGGCGCCGTCGAGTCGCGGCCGAGAACCGCACAAGCCTTTGACTCGCGGATATGACGGCAGGGCAAATACGCGATCCGAGGCCCTGCGAGTGAGTGTGTACTCCGAGAAAGATCTCAAAGACGCGCAAGTTACGGGAAAACGTAACGCCGTGACCGGACGCCGaaagcagccgcgaggcggcaggaaggcgcgggTGTCATGTGAAGTATAG
- a CDS encoding uncharacterized protein (encoded by transcript BESB_032510), with the protein MQLRDSGASLSAASASLLPGSLPVELLSEDDRRLLSHFRVSLETVTGSMESITAASEALMCRGNAPVIHHLFSVWVDCLNFHRDSEKVLFLLYVLNDALQKCGGRRCPALLQLALQPLRMFCIQVCRHHASILDAAIRVFKILKMRKTFGGDPGGDAICNAFLALLQGGENAEELPFPSVAPEVLLGSPDAKAAGATLVAASGAAARAAEGALHTGLPSSVFAGGAAAPAVIDSFSVQYPSRGDEQIAAMVDKQFEAEEGETQFRQEVRDALHALAALQSAIADKDVARQARNAEGGRGEGGKGGVKKAETNAGAGNRCELLHTRRLLTPRDYGKKSRLGEGADVCRASDRQKQESHLAHLARQQKAFEENQRQKRVSFAQCGVLPGDEAAQAEAGGATGREEETAEATAARLQAQTKATQAKVRLLMELEWNQRIELQERLAQLASQIESRMEEVLARHVRCREVKTVLDRALHVAARQNAAAKGLRTQASPPSSAPASPSASSAAAASAASSASSASAASSASSAPARCDAGTPPARPEDPAAPAGRVGEGETGRGGAGVETLGGASGSPRKTDGDADGTDAAAQA; encoded by the exons ATGCAGCTTCGAGACTCCGGCGCGTCTTTGTCGGCTGCCtcggcctctctgcttccagGCTCGCTTCCTGTGGAGCTACTTTCAGAGGATGACCGCCGTCTTCTGTCGCactttcgcgtctcgctggaGACGGTGACGGGCTCCATGGAGTCGATCACGgctgcgagcgaggcgctgaTGTGTCGCGGGAACGCGCCGGTGATCCACCACCTGTTTTCGGTCTGGGTGGACTGCCTGAACTTCCAtcgagacagcgagaaggTGCTCTTCCTCCTGTACGTCCTGAACGACGCTCTCCAAAAATGCGGTGGGCGGCGGTgccccgcgctgctgcagctcgcgctgcagccgctgcgcatGTTTTGCATCCAGGTGTGCAGACACCACGCGAGCATACTCGACGCGGCGATTCGCGTGTTTAAGATCCTGAAGATGCGCAAAACGTTTGGCGGCGAcccgggcggcgacgcgatctgcaacgccttcctcgcgctcctccaGGGCGGAGAGAACGCCGAGGAACTCCCGTTTCCCTCAGTCGCGCCCGAAGTCCTTCTGGGCTCGCCCGACGCAAAGGCCGCGGGGGCAACGCTTGTGGCGGCctcaggcgcagctgcgagggcagccgagggcgcgctgcACACAGGGCTCCCCTCCTCAGtcttcgcaggcggcgccgccgctcccgcaGTCATCGACTCGTTCAGCGTGCAGTACCCCTCCCGCGGCGATGAGCAGATCGCAGCGATGGTCGACAAGCAGttcgaggcggaagaaggcgagacgcagtTCCGCCAGGAGGTCAGAGacgctctgcatgcgctcgccgcgctgcagtcCGCGATCGCCGACAAAGACGTCGCCAGGCAAGCAAGAAACGCGgaagggggaaggggggaaggggggaaggggggggttAAGAAAGCAGAGACTAACGCGGGCGCTGGGAATCGTTGCGAGCTTCTGCACACGCGACGCCTGCTGACGCCCCGCGACTACGGAAAGAAATCGAGGCTGGGAGAGGGAGCGGACGTGTGTCGCGCGAGTGATAG gcagaagcAAGAGAGTCACCTGGCGCATCTGGCGCGACAGCAGAAGGCGTTTGAAGAAAACCAGAGGCAGAAACGCGTGAGTTTTGCGCAGTGTGGGGTCCTGcctggcgacgaggccgcgcaggccgaaGCTGGGGGCGCGAcggggcgcgaggaggagacagctgaggcgacggccgcgcggcttcaggcgcagacgaaggccACTCAAGCCAAAGTCCGGCTGCTCATGGAGCTCGAATGGAATCAGCGAATCGAACTGCAA gagcgcctggcgcagctggcgTCGCAGATCGAGAGCCGCATGGAAGAAGTACTAGCCCGCCACGTGCGCTGTCGGGAAGTCAAGACCGTCCTCGATCGCGCCCTCCACGTCGCAGCCCGACAAAACGCCGCCGCAAAAGGCCTCCGCACGCAGGCCTCCccgccctcgtctgcgcccgcctctccatccgcgtcttctgcagctgcagcgtcagccgcttcttccgcttcttccgcctctgccgcgtcgtctgcttcttctgcgcctgctcgctgcgACGCAGGTACCCCCCCAGCGAGACCTGAGGAccctgcggcgccagcaggTCGCgtgggcgaaggcgagactgGCAGGGGCGGTGCGGGCGTCGAGACCCTCGGGGGGGCCTCTGGGTCCCCGCGGAAGACAgatggagacgcagacggcacagacgccgcagcgcaggcgtAG